In Actinomycetota bacterium, the sequence GACACGGACGAGGCGCGCCGTCCCGTTGCGCTCGACGAGGCGTCCGGCGACTCCGAGATCGCGGTCGAGCCAGGAGTTGGTGAGTGCGCCCCCGTACACCTCGACGCCGAGCTGGCGCCAGCCGAGCCTGCCCGTGTCGGGCAGCGGCTTCACACGCAGCCCGGGCGAGTCGGTGTGCGCTCCGACGATGCGGAACGAGCCCGGGATCGAACCGTCCCCACACCACGCGACGAGAGCGCCGCCGCGGATCACGTAGCCGCGCGGCACGCTCGTCCACGGGGCCGCCGCCTCGTCGACGGCGATGTAGCCCTCGGCGTCGAGCATGGCTGCCGCGGAGGAGACGGCGTGCCACGGCGACGGGGAGGCATCGAGGAAGCCGGCAAGCGCGTCGACGGAGGTCACTGGTGGAGACCCGTCGGCAGCCCGGTGCCGCGCAGGTGCGCGGTCTCGTTGACCGTCACGATCGAGCGCTGACCGCTGCCCGCCGCGGCCACCCGGTGGATCGAGGTGTAGTTCGGGTAGAAGAAGCCCATCGAGTTGGGCGTGCCGAGGACGTGGGCGAGGTAAGCGTTGATCACGCCGCCGTGGCAGACGACGGCGATCTTCTGCGACGGGTGGGCATCGACGAGGCGCTCGATGGCGTCGACACAGCGTCGGACGAAGATGTCGGGACTCTCGTCGTCGACCGGCCACTCCCCGTTGAGCAGCGCGTGCCAGCGCGGGTCGTTCTCGGCCTTCAGCTCCTCCACCGGGACGTACTCGTTCGAGTTGCGGTCCCACTCGGCGACTGCGTCCTCGATCACGACGCTGAGCTCCTGGGAGAGCGCGATCGGTTCTGCGGTCTGCCGGGCCCGCTGCAGCGGGCTGGCGTAGATCGCGTGAAGCCGCTCGGCGGCGAGGTAGTCGGCGAGGTGCTCTGCCTGCTGGCGGCCGGCCGCGGAGAGCTCCGGGTCGGCGACACCGCTCTCCAACTCGCGGCGCACGGGCAGCGCGTGGCGTACCAGCAGCAGCTCCATGGGGGACTAGATAAGCAGGTGTGAACCGTCGCACGAAGATCGTGGCCACCCTCGGACCGGCTACCGACCGAGGCGGCTGTCCCGACGAGCTCGTCGCCGCGGGCGTCGACGTGGTGCGGCTGAACCTGAGCCACGGAACCCTCGACGAGCACCGCGCCCGGATCGCGGCGGTGCGCTCCGCGGCCGAGCGGGCGGGCCGCGTCGTCGCCGTTCTCGCCGACCTCCCCGGCCCCAAGCTGCGTGCGGGGGAGATGCCGAGCGGCGGGGTGGACCTCGCTGCGGGCGCAGTCGTCGGACTGACCTTCGGTGAGGGGCCGAGCACCGCGTCGACGATCTCGGTGGACTACCCCGGCCTGGCGGAAGACCTCGCCGCCGGCGATCGGGTGGTGATCGGCGACGGGTCGATCGTGATGGAGGTAGATGCGGTGGCCGGCGAGACGGTCGAGTGCCGGGTCGTTGCTGGCGGCCGGGTCAGCGGCCGTCCCGGTGTCCACCTGCCCGGCGAGCGCCTACGGATGCAGACCCCGACCGAAAACGACCTGGTGCTCGCTCGGGCGGTGGCTGCCGAAGTCGACTTCCTGGCGGTGTCGTTCGTGCGCTCGGCCGGCGACGTCTCCGCCCTGCGGGCCGCGGTAGCGCAGCATCCGGTGCGGTTGGTGGCCAAGATCGAGACAGCGGCGGCGGTCGAGGCGTTGGCCGCGATCGCCGACGCTGCCGACGCCGTGATGGTCGCGAGGGGCGACCTCGGCATCGAGTGCCCGCTCGAAGACGTCCCGCACCTGCAGAAGCGGATCGTGCGGCACTGCGTCGAGGCCGGGATCCCGGTGATCACCGCCACCCAGATGCTGGAGAGCATGATCGACGCCCCGGAACCGACCCGCGCCGAGGTGAGCGACGTCGCGAACGCCGTGTTCGACGGAACCGACGCGGTGATGTTGTCGGGAGAGACGGCGATCGGCGCCGACCCGGCAAACGTGGTGCGGACCATGTCCCGCATCGTCGAGCGCGCGGAGGCGGGCGCCGACTATCCGGGGTGGGGAGCCCGTCTGGGGCGGGTGCTGCCACGACGGCCGGAGGCGTCGACCGACCCGGTCACGATGGCGATGACCCACGCCGCCTGGCAGGTTCAGGCCGATCTCGGGCTGGCGGCCATCGCCGCCGTCACCCGATCCGGGCGCACTGCCCAGGCGATCGCCCGCTACCGCCCCGCCACACCGCTGCTCGGGCTCAGCCCGGTGCCGGCGACCGTTCGCCACCTGGCCCTCGTCTGGGGGGTGACGCCGCTCGCCGTCGAAGCCGCGCGAAGCACAGACGACCTGGTGTGGACCGTCGTCGCCCGTGCCGAGGTGGCCGGTCATGTCCGCTCCGGCGACCTGCTGGCCGTCCTCGCCGGCGCCCCCGACCGCCCGAGCCACGCCGCCACGGACCTGCTCCGCGTCGTCGAGGTCCCCTGATTCTCGGGATCCCCTGAGTCAGACGACATCGCCGCGTGCCGCGACTCCCACCACAAACCGCAGCTATCGCGCCAATCTGTCAACCAACCTGCGCTAGCCGCAGCTTCGTTGACAGATTGGCGCGGAAGCCGCGAAACCTGCGGCAGCCGCGAACGTCGCGAAGCCGCGAAACCTGTGGCAGTCGCGAACGTCGCGAAGCCGCGAAACCTGTGGCAGTCGCGAACGTCGCGAAGCCGCGAAGCCGCGGAAGCCGCGAAAGCGTGGGCGGGGTGGCGACGGGGGACGATGGATGCTCGGGGGGCGGGGGTGGGCCGTCGTAGGGTGCTGCCCGTGCTGGGGATCGAGGTGGAGTCGATGAAGGCCCTCGCCATCGGCGTGATCGTGGTGCTCGTCGTCATCGCGGCGATCGCGGTGAAGGTGATCGTCAACGGCACCGTGCGACTGCTCACGGTCGCGCTCGTCGTGGCCGCCGGGGTGCTGGTGTGGAGTCAGCGCCAGGCGTTGCAGGACTGCGCCGAGGACGTGAAGGACGAGGCGCTGCTCGCCACCGACGGGGAGCAGCAGGAGCCGCCGCGGTGTCGGTTCCTGGGTTTCGAGGTGACCGTCGACCTGCCCGAGCTCGACGTACCGGGGCAGGAGGAATGAGCGACCAGACGGTCGATCTGCAGCCGCAGGGCCCGCCGTCGACCGTGCTCCCGGAGGCGGATCCCGCGGCCGCTGCCGCGCTGAGGGCCGCGCTCGCGGCGCCCGTCGCCGAACGGCGTACTGCCGTCGCCGCCGTCGTCGCGCGCTGGCCCCGCTACCTCGACGCATGGGCGCTGCTCGGCGACGCCGGGCGTGACCTGGTCGAGCAGTACGCGTGCTACCGGGTCGGCTACCACCGCGGCCTCGACGCCCTGCGGGCCAGCGGCTGGAGGGGTTCGGGCTACGTACGCTGGAGCGCGCCGACGAACCGCGGCTTCCTGCGCGCCCTGCGCGGGCTGCAGCGCACCGCGGCGGCGATCGGCGAGCTCGACGAGGCCGATCGCTGCGCGCTGCTCCTGCGCCAACTAGACCCGTCGGGCGTTCCGGACGAGGGCTGAGCTGTTGCCCGGCGACTGTTGGGCGGGGGCGGTGCTCGCGGGTGGGGCGAGCCGCCGGATGGGCAGCGACAAGGCCGCGCTCGAGCTGGGTGGCGAGCCGCTCGTCGCCCGGCTGGCGGGCGTCCTGCGCGCCGCCGGCGCCGACGCCGTCGTGGCGGTGGGCGGCGACAGCAGCTTGCACGCCCGTGCCGGCGTCGACTCGCTGCCCGACGAGCACCCCGGCCAGGGGCCCCTCGGCGGCTTGCTGAGCGCACTGCATTGGTCTCCGTGCCCGGTGCTCGTGGTGGTCGCGGTGGACCTCGTGGGGCTGGACGCCGAGACGGTGTCACGCGTCGTCGCCGCACTCCGCCGGCCCGCCGACCATGTCGAGGCCGCCGACCACGCCGAGGCCGCCGACGTCGCCGCGGCACAGGGCGGCGACCGTCGCGAACCGCTCTGTGCCGCCTGGAGGGTGCAACGCTGCGAGCCGACGCTCGCCGCCGCGTTCTCTTCGGGGGAGCGGGCGATCCGGCGCGCCTGGAGCGGCCTGCAGGTCGTATCGGTGGGTGTCGACCCCTCCCGGTTGGTGAACGCGAACAGCCCCGGTGACCTGGGAGGCGGGTAGGTTCTGGCTCCATGGTTGCAGTGCCGGAGATCACCGTCGACGAGCTCGCCCGGCAGCTGGCCGACGGCGCGGCGCTGGTCGACGTCCGCCAGCCGGAGGAGTACACGAGCGGGCACGTGCCCGGTGCCGTCTTGGTGCCCCTCGCCACCGTTCCGGAGAACCTCGGCCTGATGACGAGCGCCGACGGCAAGCCCGTCTACCTGATCTGCCGCAGCGGGGGTCGCAGCGCGAACGCCTGCGTCTACCTGGCCGAGCAGGGTCTCGACGCGGTGAACGTGCAGGGTGGGATGATCGCCTGGGTGTCGAGCGGGCGCCACGTCGTGGAGGGGATCGACCCGTCGTGAGCCACCGCTGGGTGTCGACCGACGAGGAGCTGGCACGGGTGGTCGACGAGGTGCGCAGTGAGCCGCGCTACGCCCTCGACACCGAGTTCCACCGGGAGCGCACGTACTACCCACGTCTCGCTCTGGTGCAGCTGTCCTGGCCGGGGGGCACCGTGCTGATCGACCCGCTGGCGTGCGACTGCCGCGGTCTGGTCCCCCTGCTCGAGGGTCCCGGGCTCGCGGTGTTGCACGCTGCCCAGCAGGACCTCGACGTGTTGCAGTCCTCGATCGGGGCGGTGCCGGCCCACCTCTACGACACCCAGCTCGCGGCGGGCTTCGTCGGCTACAGCACGCCGGCGTTGAGCGCGCTGGCGCAGGGCGAGCTGGCGACGACGCTCCCGAAGGGTGACCGCCTCACCGACTGGCTGCGCCGGCCGCTCACCGAGGCCCAGCGCGAATACGCGGCTTCCGACGTGACGCACCTGCTCGCCCTGCACGACACGCTCACCGCGCAGGCGGCCGCGCTCGGGCGCGCGGCATGGGTCGACGAGGCCTGTGAAGAGCTGCGCACCCGCGCTTACGGCAGCAACGACCCGGCAGACGCCTGGCTGCGCCTGAAGGACGTGCGCACGCTGAAGGCGAAGGCGCGCGGCGTGGCCCAGGCGGTGGCCGAGTGGCGTGAGCGCCGGGCGGCGGCGAGCGACATCCCGCCTCGGCAGGTGTTGCCCGACCTCGCGATCCTCGGCATCGCCCAGAAGGCGCCGCGCACGCCGCAAGAGCTCGCGCACGCCCGCGGGGTGGACGAGCGGCACTACCGGGGAGGTCTCGGCCGAGAGATCGTCGACGCCGTCGCCCGCGGGGTCGACCAAGAGGTCGCCGTGCCCGCGAACGACGCCGACGAGCTCGACCGCCACCTGCGCCCGGCCGTCACCCTCGTGTCGGCGTGGGTCAGCGAGCTCGCCCGCAAGGAGCGCATCGACACCGTGCTGCTCGGGACACGGGCCGACATCGCCGCGCTGCTGCGCGGCGATCCCGAAGCCAGGCTGGCGAGCGGCTGGCGGGCGGCAGTGGTCGGCGACGACATCCGCCACCTGGTGGAAGGCACCGCCGCGCTCACCTTCGACGGCCGGGGCGGTCTTTCGCTCATCCCCGTGCCGGTCGTGACCGCGCCCGATGTCTAGCGCCATCGGCGCCGACGCCCTCGCCGCTGAGGCGCCGGAAGCCACCGCTCCCGCCGAGCCCGTGCCGCCGGACCCGCCGCGCACCCGCAGCCTCTACATCGACGCCGCGCGAGGCCTGCTGCTCGCCGTGATGCTGGTCACGCCGGCCTTCGGGGAGGGCGACGCGTACCCTTGGCTCCACCACTCGCCTTGGGACGGGCTGACGGTGAGCGATTTCGTCTTTCCCGCCTTCATGTTCCTGTCCGGGTTCTCGCTGTGGTTCCTCACCAGGCGCGGGTTCTCGGCAAAGGTGGTCCGCCGGCTGGTCAAGCGGGTGATCGCGCTGATCGTCGCCGGACTCGTCTACAACGCCTGGGACACCGGAGCAGACCTGACCAACCTGCGCTTCACCGGTGTGCTGCAGACGATCGGCATCGCCGGGGGCCTCGGCGCGATCGTGATCTGGGCGACGCGGGGCCGCCGCCTCCCCGTCGCTGCCGTCACCGCCGTGATCGTGATGGGGTGGGGAGTGCTCGTCGGCCGCCCCTGCGAAGGGCGCTGCAGCCCGATGTTCTGGCTGGACCGCGCGATCGTCAACGATCAACACCTCTACCGCGGCGCCGCGTCGGGGATCGACCCCGAGGGAGTGGGGCAGATGCTGATCGCGGTCGCGCTGGTGCTGCTCGGCTGGATCGCGGCCACCTTGCTGGAGGGGGAGCGGAACCTGCTCCGCACATGGCTCTACGCGGCCGGCCTCGGCGCGGCGGGGCTGATCGCGATGACGGTCGTCGATCCGAACAAGCGGTTGGCGACGCCGTCCTACGTGGCCATCACGGCCGCCGCGGCGCTCACGTTGCTGCTCGTGTGCCGCGCCCTCGAGCACCTGCCGGTCGGCAAGCAGCTGTGCTGGACGGCCTCCGTGCTCGGGATCAACTCGCTCGTCGTGTACATGGGGGAGCGATTCGTGAACGGAGCGCTCCAGCACACCACGGTGGACGGCCGCCCGGCGCACGAGTGGCTGGCCGACGTGCTGAACGCCTCACCCGACCGAGCCGGCCTGGCGATCGGGTTCAGCGTCCTCGTTGCGTTGTGGCTGGTCACTGCGGCGATGAAGGCCCTTCAGTGGCGGATCGCCCTGTAGTTAGACCAGGTAGTAGGCCCAGGTAGTGAGCGGTCACCGGTTCAGCGGCGGTGCTCTTTCACGTGGCGGCGCAGGTGTCGCCAGAGCTGGTCGAACACCTCGACCACGTCGGCGGCGCGTACCCCGTAGGCGTGGATCGGCTGACGGTCGCCGATCGCCTGGTTGATGATCACGCGCTGGGGGACGAACGGCTCCCAGATCGCCTTGCGCCCGACGATGCGGGCCAGCTCCTCGAGACGTCGATCGGCCTCGCCCGACACCGGCGGCACCTTGTTGACGATCACGCCGGCCAGGTCGAGGTTCGGGTTGTGGGCGTCCCACACCTCGTCGACCACGTCTGCCACCGCACCGATCCCGCGCAGGCTCAGCGCCGCCGGTTCGACGACGATCACCGCGTGCTGGGCGGCGGTGAGGCCGTTCAGGGTGAGGCTGCCGAGCGAGGGCGGGCAGTCGAGCAGCACGACGTGGTAGTGGCCGACCACTGTCGCCAACGCCGCCGCGAGCCGCCCGGGCTCGCAGGTGACCTCGTGGGGGAGCAGCCGGTGTGAAGAGGGCAGCAGGTGCACGCGCTCGCTCCAGGACGAGGCCACGATGGCGTTCTCCGCCGGCGCACCGTGGAGCACCTCGGCAGTCGACACGCCGACGGTGGTCGGATCTCGCCCGAGCACCCACGTCGAGGAGCCCTGCGGGTCGAGGTCGACGACGAGCACGCGCTTGCCGGCGCGCATCGCCGCGGAGGTGAGCCCGACGGTGACCGTCGTCTTGCCGACCCCGCCCTTCTGGTTGACGATCGCCGCGATCGCACCCCTCGACGCCATGGGTGCCCATGTTGGCACCACCCGCCTTGCCGCTCAGGGACGGCGAACGATTCGAGCGCCGAACGGGGCGAGGTCCTCGCCGGGGGTCTGCGCGCCGGCGGTGTCGAGCAGCACCTCGCCGTCGTCGGTCAGCGATCGTGCCGGGTGTTCGCTCGTCGACACCTGGATCGTGAGCCGCTCGCTGCCCTCCCGCTCGTAGGCGAGGACCCCGGCAGGGGCGTCGTCGCGCAGCTCGAACGAGCCCGTGCGCAGCGCATCGCCGGCCCGCCGGAGGGCGAGCAAGGTGCGGTAGAGGTGCAGCACGGACGTCGGATCGCCTCGCTGTGCCTCGACCGAGCGCTCGCCCGCTTCGGGCGGGAATGGCAACCACGGATCGGCCGGCCATCCGTGCGGCGCCGCCGCGGTCCAGGGCAGCGGAGCCCGGCAGCCGTCGCGCCCGCCGGGGTCGACGACGCGCTCGGGGGGTATGTCGGCGTCGACCAGGCCGAGCTCCTCGCCGGCATACAGGAACGGTGTGCCGGGCAGCGTGGTGAGCAGCACGGCGGCTGCACGGGCGACGCGCTCGTCACCTCCGTAGCGGCCGCGGTGGCGGGGTTGGTCGTGGTTGGACAGCACCCACACCGGCCACGCTCCGGCGGGCTCCAGCACCGCGAGGCCGTCGCGCACGTGGCGGTGCAGCTCGGCGGCCTCCCAGCGCGAGTGGGTGAGGCCGAAGTTGAAGCTGAGGTGCAGCTCGTCGCCGTCGCCGTAGTACTTGACCACCTTTTCCGGGTCGAGCAGGTACACCTCGCCGACACTCGTGCGGTCGCCGGGGTAGGAATCGAGCACCGCCCGGATCTCACGCAGGTAACGGTGGGTGTCGGGGTGGTCGTTGAACGGCACGTGCGACCAGTGGACGAGGTCGGCGGGGTCGTCGGCGTCGACGTCCTTGCCGAGCAGGTGCACGACGTCCATCCGGAAGCCGTCGACGCCACGGTCGAGCCAGAAGCGCAACGTGTCGAGCATCGCCGCGCGTACCTCGCCGTTGGCCCAGTTCAGGTCGGGCTGCTCGGGCAGGAAGCAGTGCAGATACCACTGCTCGGTCGCCGGGTCGAGCGTCCACGCCGGCTCGGCGGTGTCGAAGGCCGCCCGCCAGTTGTTGGCCGGGGCGTCGCGCCACACGTACCAGTCGCGCTTCGCGCTGGAGCGCCCGGAGCGGCTCTCCAGGAACCACGGGTGCTGGTCGGAGGTGTGGTTCGGCACCCAGTCGAGCATCACCTTCAACCCGCGGCGGTGGGCCTCGGCGACGAGGCGGTCGAACGTGTCGAGGTCACCGAACACGGGGTCGACGGAGCAGTAGTCGCTGACGTCGTACCCGAAGTCGGCCATCGGGGAGGGAAAGATCGGCGACAACCAGATCGCGTCGACTCCCAGCCACTCCACGTGGTCGAGGTGGGCGAGGATCCCGGCCAGGTCGCCGATGCCGTCGGCATCGGCGTCGGCGAAGCTGCGGGGGTAGATCTGGTAGATCACAGCCGACTGCCACCAAGGCCCTGCATGCGCCATGAGCTGGTACGATACGTCGCCCGACCGAACACCCTCGTTGCAGGGTGCAACCGGTAGACTCGAATCCAATGTCAGCACACTAAGTTCGGAGCCCTACCGTGAAGAAGGGTCGTCATCGCCGCTTCGAAGAAGCGCGCAAGCTCAAGCAGTCCGGTCCCAGCGCGTCTGACCTGGGCCTCGGAGCCCAGGAATCCCGCCCGTACGAGTCAGAAGACGACGAGTACGCCGCCATCGCCGAGAAGTACGGCGTGCGGTTCGACGACGACGACGACGAGGACGTCGAAGAGCACTGAGCAGCCAGGCCGAGGCCCCGTCACCGGAGCCCGCCGCGCATCACGCCCTCACGAGATGAAGCCGTCCCTACGTAACGTCGCCCTCGTCGCGCATGTCGACCATGGCAAGACCACCCTCGTCGACGCGCTGTTGCGCGCCACGGGCACTTTCGCCGCCCATCAGCAGCTCGTCGAACGGGTGATGGACACCGGCGACCAGGAGCGCGAGCGGGGGATCACGATCCTCGCCAAGGCCGCCGCGGTCACCTGGCGCGGGGTGAAGATCAACCTCGTCGACACCCCCGGTCACGCCGACTTCGCCGGCGAGGTGGAGCGGGCGCTGACCATGGTCGACGGCATCTTGCTGCTCGTCGACGCGGCCGAAGGCCCGCTGCCCCAGACCCGCTACGTGCTGCAGAAGGCACTTGCCCAGGACCTGCCGGCGATCGTCGTCGTGAACAAGGTCGACCGCGCCGACGCCCGCGCCGACGAGGTGCTCGACGAGGTCTACCAGCTGTTCATCGACCTCGAGGCCGACGACCACCACATCGAGTTCGAAGTCGTCTCGGCCGTCGCCCGTGAGGGCCGGGCGGTGCGTGGCATCGGGATGCCCGCCGCCGACGCCGACCTGTCGGCGCTGCTCGACACCATCGTCGAGCAGATCCCCGCTCCGGCGGGCGACCCCGCGGCGCCGCTGCAGGCGCTCGTCACCAACCTCGACGCCTCCGACTACCTCGGGCGCCTCGCGATCGGCCGCGTCCACAACGGGGTGCTGCGCAAGGGCGACACGGTGGCGTTGCTGGAAGAGGAGTTCGCCGCCGGCCAGCCGCCGCTCAAGCGGCGCCTGTCCCAGCTGATGGCGTTCTCCGGGGTCGGGCGCGAAGAGGTCGAAGAGCTCTCGGCGGGCGACCTGTTCGTCGTCGCCGGGTTCCCCGAGGTGGAGATCGGCGACACCATCGCCTCGGTCGAAGCTCCGGCCGCACTGCCTCGGCTCACCGTCGACGAGCCGGTGTTGCGGATGACGTTCGGAGTCAACACCTCGCCGTTTGCGGGGCGCGACGGCAAGTTCCTCACCAGCCGCCACCTGCGTGATCGCCTGCACCGCGAGGTGCTCGGCAACGTG encodes:
- a CDS encoding histidine phosphatase family protein, with product MELLLVRHALPVRRELESGVADPELSAAGRQQAEHLADYLAAERLHAIYASPLQRARQTAEPIALSQELSVVIEDAVAEWDRNSNEYVPVEELKAENDPRWHALLNGEWPVDDESPDIFVRRCVDAIERLVDAHPSQKIAVVCHGGVINAYLAHVLGTPNSMGFFYPNYTSIHRVAAAGSGQRSIVTVNETAHLRGTGLPTGLHQ
- the pyk gene encoding pyruvate kinase — encoded protein: MNRRTKIVATLGPATDRGGCPDELVAAGVDVVRLNLSHGTLDEHRARIAAVRSAAERAGRVVAVLADLPGPKLRAGEMPSGGVDLAAGAVVGLTFGEGPSTASTISVDYPGLAEDLAAGDRVVIGDGSIVMEVDAVAGETVECRVVAGGRVSGRPGVHLPGERLRMQTPTENDLVLARAVAAEVDFLAVSFVRSAGDVSALRAAVAQHPVRLVAKIETAAAVEALAAIADAADAVMVARGDLGIECPLEDVPHLQKRIVRHCVEAGIPVITATQMLESMIDAPEPTRAEVSDVANAVFDGTDAVMLSGETAIGADPANVVRTMSRIVERAEAGADYPGWGARLGRVLPRRPEASTDPVTMAMTHAAWQVQADLGLAAIAAVTRSGRTAQAIARYRPATPLLGLSPVPATVRHLALVWGVTPLAVEAARSTDDLVWTVVARAEVAGHVRSGDLLAVLAGAPDRPSHAATDLLRVVEVP
- a CDS encoding DUF3151 family protein — encoded protein: MSDQTVDLQPQGPPSTVLPEADPAAAAALRAALAAPVAERRTAVAAVVARWPRYLDAWALLGDAGRDLVEQYACYRVGYHRGLDALRASGWRGSGYVRWSAPTNRGFLRALRGLQRTAAAIGELDEADRCALLLRQLDPSGVPDEG
- a CDS encoding molybdenum cofactor guanylyltransferase, with translation MPGDCWAGAVLAGGASRRMGSDKAALELGGEPLVARLAGVLRAAGADAVVAVGGDSSLHARAGVDSLPDEHPGQGPLGGLLSALHWSPCPVLVVVAVDLVGLDAETVSRVVAALRRPADHVEAADHAEAADVAAAQGGDRREPLCAAWRVQRCEPTLAAAFSSGERAIRRAWSGLQVVSVGVDPSRLVNANSPGDLGGG
- a CDS encoding rhodanese-like domain-containing protein — protein: MVAVPEITVDELARQLADGAALVDVRQPEEYTSGHVPGAVLVPLATVPENLGLMTSADGKPVYLICRSGGRSANACVYLAEQGLDAVNVQGGMIAWVSSGRHVVEGIDPS
- a CDS encoding HRDC domain-containing protein, translating into MSHRWVSTDEELARVVDEVRSEPRYALDTEFHRERTYYPRLALVQLSWPGGTVLIDPLACDCRGLVPLLEGPGLAVLHAAQQDLDVLQSSIGAVPAHLYDTQLAAGFVGYSTPALSALAQGELATTLPKGDRLTDWLRRPLTEAQREYAASDVTHLLALHDTLTAQAAALGRAAWVDEACEELRTRAYGSNDPADAWLRLKDVRTLKAKARGVAQAVAEWRERRAAASDIPPRQVLPDLAILGIAQKAPRTPQELAHARGVDERHYRGGLGREIVDAVARGVDQEVAVPANDADELDRHLRPAVTLVSAWVSELARKERIDTVLLGTRADIAALLRGDPEARLASGWRAAVVGDDIRHLVEGTAALTFDGRGGLSLIPVPVVTAPDV
- a CDS encoding DUF1624 domain-containing protein, whose protein sequence is MSSAIGADALAAEAPEATAPAEPVPPDPPRTRSLYIDAARGLLLAVMLVTPAFGEGDAYPWLHHSPWDGLTVSDFVFPAFMFLSGFSLWFLTRRGFSAKVVRRLVKRVIALIVAGLVYNAWDTGADLTNLRFTGVLQTIGIAGGLGAIVIWATRGRRLPVAAVTAVIVMGWGVLVGRPCEGRCSPMFWLDRAIVNDQHLYRGAASGIDPEGVGQMLIAVALVLLGWIAATLLEGERNLLRTWLYAAGLGAAGLIAMTVVDPNKRLATPSYVAITAAAALTLLLVCRALEHLPVGKQLCWTASVLGINSLVVYMGERFVNGALQHTTVDGRPAHEWLADVLNASPDRAGLAIGFSVLVALWLVTAAMKALQWRIAL
- a CDS encoding ParA family protein encodes the protein MASRGAIAAIVNQKGGVGKTTVTVGLTSAAMRAGKRVLVVDLDPQGSSTWVLGRDPTTVGVSTAEVLHGAPAENAIVASSWSERVHLLPSSHRLLPHEVTCEPGRLAAALATVVGHYHVVLLDCPPSLGSLTLNGLTAAQHAVIVVEPAALSLRGIGAVADVVDEVWDAHNPNLDLAGVIVNKVPPVSGEADRRLEELARIVGRKAIWEPFVPQRVIINQAIGDRQPIHAYGVRAADVVEVFDQLWRHLRRHVKEHRR
- a CDS encoding DUF3459 domain-containing protein, which gives rise to MAHAGPWWQSAVIYQIYPRSFADADADGIGDLAGILAHLDHVEWLGVDAIWLSPIFPSPMADFGYDVSDYCSVDPVFGDLDTFDRLVAEAHRRGLKVMLDWVPNHTSDQHPWFLESRSGRSSAKRDWYVWRDAPANNWRAAFDTAEPAWTLDPATEQWYLHCFLPEQPDLNWANGEVRAAMLDTLRFWLDRGVDGFRMDVVHLLGKDVDADDPADLVHWSHVPFNDHPDTHRYLREIRAVLDSYPGDRTSVGEVYLLDPEKVVKYYGDGDELHLSFNFGLTHSRWEAAELHRHVRDGLAVLEPAGAWPVWVLSNHDQPRHRGRYGGDERVARAAAVLLTTLPGTPFLYAGEELGLVDADIPPERVVDPGGRDGCRAPLPWTAAAPHGWPADPWLPFPPEAGERSVEAQRGDPTSVLHLYRTLLALRRAGDALRTGSFELRDDAPAGVLAYEREGSERLTIQVSTSEHPARSLTDDGEVLLDTAGAQTPGEDLAPFGARIVRRP
- the typA gene encoding translational GTPase TypA, translating into MKPSLRNVALVAHVDHGKTTLVDALLRATGTFAAHQQLVERVMDTGDQERERGITILAKAAAVTWRGVKINLVDTPGHADFAGEVERALTMVDGILLLVDAAEGPLPQTRYVLQKALAQDLPAIVVVNKVDRADARADEVLDEVYQLFIDLEADDHHIEFEVVSAVAREGRAVRGIGMPAADADLSALLDTIVEQIPAPAGDPAAPLQALVTNLDASDYLGRLAIGRVHNGVLRKGDTVALLEEEFAAGQPPLKRRLSQLMAFSGVGREEVEELSAGDLFVVAGFPEVEIGDTIASVEAPAALPRLTVDEPVLRMTFGVNTSPFAGRDGKFLTSRHLRDRLHREVLGNVSVKLHETDSTEVMEVAGRGELQLAVLIESMRREGYEMQVSRPEVITKEVNGKRFEPLERGVCDVPDEHVGTVTQALAPRKGRVTDLRPGDPGRTVVTFECPSRGLIGFRSLLLTATRGTAMLHQHHAGWTPWAGDLPHRTGGAMVADRIGMVTAYALDNLQLRGELFVQPGDDVYEGMVIGENARPDEMVCNAVRAKEKTNIRTHSHDDGVKLAAPVEHTLETAIEWIAEDELVEVTPSAIRIRKRHLGLEERRRASRRVPATA